Proteins encoded in a region of the Pseudomonas viciae genome:
- a CDS encoding OprD family porin, which translates to MVVKTITLRLAGTLLCIGLLSPRVFAQGLVDDSKATLTLRNFFFERHFTAPDAPLGQAREWTQSFIFDLRSGFTSGTVGIGADVLGKYAVKLDGGAGRYGALLLPKDGDGDPAGSFGRLGVALKAKISATELKVGEWMPNLPIITADDFRALPQTFEGTQLSSQDVKYWTLFAGQFNKTSLRNDSSMEDLAFGSARSDAFNYLGADYRSASKNSTFRLWSGQLKDIYQQRYVGLNQRWSLSPSVALNTNLGYFWGKDDGAAKAGRLDNRTASLMVGLGVDQHTFSLGWQQVSGETGWMRVSGTGGIYLANNTFNHAFDNPGERSWQLRYDLDFAGYGVPGLSLMTRYVHGDDVRLQRVEDGSEWVRESELGYVVQSGRLKNLAVRWRNASVRRGFNSADYDENRMIISYPLGIL; encoded by the coding sequence ATGGTCGTGAAAACAATAACGCTGCGTCTTGCTGGCACTTTACTGTGCATTGGATTGCTGTCACCCCGGGTATTCGCCCAAGGTTTGGTTGACGACAGCAAGGCAACTCTGACCCTCAGAAACTTCTTCTTCGAACGTCATTTCACTGCACCTGATGCCCCGCTGGGGCAGGCCCGGGAGTGGACCCAGAGCTTCATTTTCGATCTTCGATCCGGCTTTACTTCCGGTACCGTTGGCATCGGCGCTGACGTATTAGGCAAGTATGCCGTCAAGCTGGACGGTGGGGCGGGACGTTACGGTGCATTGTTATTGCCCAAGGATGGTGACGGGGACCCGGCGGGTAGCTTTGGCCGACTTGGCGTCGCCCTTAAAGCGAAAATTTCCGCCACCGAATTGAAGGTAGGCGAATGGATGCCCAATCTGCCGATTATCACCGCCGACGATTTCCGCGCGTTGCCACAAACGTTCGAAGGGACACAGTTGTCTTCGCAGGATGTGAAGTACTGGACGCTTTTCGCCGGGCAATTCAATAAAACCAGCCTGCGTAACGATTCATCCATGGAGGATCTGGCTTTCGGTAGCGCTCGTAGCGATGCGTTCAACTATCTGGGGGCCGACTACCGTTCAGCGTCTAAAAACAGCACATTTCGTCTGTGGAGTGGGCAGTTGAAGGATATCTACCAGCAACGCTATGTCGGTCTGAACCAGCGCTGGTCGTTATCCCCGAGCGTCGCATTGAATACTAACCTGGGGTATTTCTGGGGTAAGGACGACGGCGCCGCCAAAGCTGGGCGTTTGGATAATCGCACGGCGTCATTGATGGTAGGCCTGGGCGTTGATCAGCATACGTTCAGCCTTGGTTGGCAACAGGTCAGCGGTGAGACTGGCTGGATGAGAGTCTCCGGTACTGGAGGTATCTACCTGGCAAACAATACGTTCAACCATGCCTTCGATAACCCAGGAGAGCGATCCTGGCAGTTGCGCTACGACTTGGATTTTGCCGGTTATGGTGTGCCGGGATTGTCGTTGATGACCCGTTATGTTCATGGCGACGATGTAAGGTTACAACGCGTCGAAGATGGGTCGGAGTGGGTGCGGGAGAGTGAGCTTGGCTATGTGGTTCAGAGCGGAAGGCTGAAGAACCTGGCCGTGCGTTGGCGCAATGCAAGTGTGCGCCGTGGATTCAACAGTGCGGATTATGATGAAAATCGCATGATTATCAGTTATCCCTTGGGAATTCTTTAA
- a CDS encoding DKNYY domain-containing protein, with amino-acid sequence MTDIETDIADWEPLNLEWHQTFAFLDGALLGDGQVPDVYIMLNAEGQQPHEIAQRASTGHYPPSPLLAGQSVWRHRRNPRLLRDALRDYYLLPGYLERLGYHALHALAFRFDKGLENLGYQYWRDETGAYWFGEYSITQIPEARPASLALLESSPASVTSASALFSDGVNIFLHGQFIASATARVRYCNHPSYRVIDDQVYKGFKPLHQKDGSPLPVANPHDFQMLAPRWGTDGQSIIVQAQQGSSISYEYFYRIDNADLATFTVLNERYAKDRQRAYYLTGKTIRYVGDFRLLKCWQPAFDECGRVVSASEREDGYFAVDDKFVYAAGTRLRDAHGPSFRHLGFDYYRDHQHAYRRQKRLDVDVESFVVTQLYQNEQDYSPVLAGDKNGPLGSGGVIDAAMQRAWAPYFEAHPQRQDYWWHRLQALPDAAQTHTETEPLRAIGLGFELGRQVYFHGRVINGLDAASFKLLDTHLCGDAKGLYLIPFHNAETDVPERFSEEPAEHFRSLGAPYLTDGKTVFCHRIFYHPPEPIRKAQAATFESCGHGWAKDREAVYYYGETKKRLHPSNTRILGTYAVSPTLILSEGKPLDVAFDPDEVRVPHPDFLQLGTRKLFCRRRPLSAKRIDLATLEFLTERYARDRHRIYHYDGYATLTEVDEAQYRESLGHR; translated from the coding sequence ATGACAGACATAGAAACGGATATCGCTGACTGGGAGCCGCTGAATCTTGAGTGGCATCAGACCTTCGCATTTCTGGACGGTGCGCTACTGGGCGACGGGCAAGTACCGGATGTGTACATCATGCTCAACGCTGAAGGCCAGCAGCCCCACGAGATAGCACAACGCGCCAGCACTGGGCATTATCCGCCCTCCCCCTTGCTGGCCGGTCAATCGGTTTGGCGGCATCGACGCAATCCTCGGCTCTTGCGCGATGCCCTGCGCGATTACTACCTGCTCCCCGGCTACCTCGAGCGCCTTGGTTACCACGCCCTGCACGCGCTAGCGTTTCGGTTCGACAAGGGCCTGGAAAACCTGGGTTACCAATACTGGCGTGACGAAACCGGCGCCTATTGGTTCGGCGAGTACTCGATCACCCAAATCCCGGAGGCAAGACCCGCCAGTCTTGCCCTGCTGGAGTCGTCGCCAGCGTCGGTGACTTCAGCGTCTGCGCTGTTCAGTGACGGCGTGAATATCTTTCTGCATGGGCAATTCATCGCCAGCGCCACGGCCCGGGTTCGTTATTGCAATCATCCGTCCTATCGCGTGATCGACGATCAGGTCTACAAGGGCTTCAAGCCGCTGCACCAAAAGGACGGCTCGCCGCTGCCAGTCGCCAACCCGCACGACTTCCAGATGCTCGCGCCCCGTTGGGGCACGGATGGACAGTCGATCATCGTGCAGGCGCAGCAAGGCTCAAGCATTTCATACGAGTACTTCTACCGCATCGACAATGCCGACCTGGCAACCTTCACCGTGCTTAACGAACGCTACGCCAAAGACCGGCAACGCGCCTATTACCTGACCGGCAAGACCATTCGCTACGTTGGCGATTTCCGCCTGCTCAAGTGCTGGCAGCCGGCGTTCGATGAGTGCGGTCGCGTGGTCAGCGCCAGCGAACGCGAAGATGGCTATTTTGCCGTGGACGACAAGTTCGTCTACGCAGCCGGGACTCGCCTGCGTGACGCCCATGGCCCGAGTTTTCGTCACCTGGGGTTCGATTATTACCGTGATCACCAGCACGCCTACAGGCGCCAGAAACGCCTTGATGTCGACGTAGAGAGCTTCGTGGTGACGCAGCTCTATCAGAATGAACAGGATTACTCGCCCGTACTGGCAGGTGACAAGAACGGCCCACTGGGCTCCGGCGGCGTCATCGATGCGGCCATGCAACGGGCATGGGCACCCTACTTCGAGGCGCATCCGCAACGGCAGGACTATTGGTGGCATCGCCTGCAAGCACTGCCTGACGCCGCGCAAACCCACACCGAAACGGAGCCCTTACGGGCCATCGGTCTCGGTTTCGAGCTGGGCCGTCAGGTGTATTTCCATGGTCGCGTGATCAACGGGCTGGACGCGGCGAGTTTCAAATTGCTCGACACTCATCTGTGCGGCGATGCCAAGGGCTTGTATCTGATCCCGTTTCATAACGCCGAAACCGACGTCCCCGAACGGTTTTCCGAGGAGCCAGCGGAGCATTTCCGCTCACTGGGTGCGCCCTACCTGACTGACGGTAAGACCGTGTTCTGTCACCGGATTTTTTACCATCCCCCGGAACCGATTCGTAAGGCGCAAGCAGCCACGTTCGAATCCTGCGGCCATGGTTGGGCCAAGGACCGAGAGGCGGTGTATTACTATGGCGAGACGAAAAAACGTCTGCATCCCTCCAATACCCGCATTCTCGGTACTTATGCCGTCAGCCCCACGCTGATCCTTTCGGAAGGCAAGCCGCTGGACGTGGCGTTCGATCCCGATGAGGTCCGCGTGCCGCATCCCGATTTTTTGCAATTGGGCACGCGTAAGTTGTTCTGTCGCCGGCGCCCGCTGAGCGCCAAGCGCATCGACCTGGCCACCCTCGAGTTTCTGACTGAGCGCTATGCCCGGGACCGACATCGAATCTACCATTACGACGGTTATGCAACCCTGACCGAAGTTGACGAGGCGCAGTATCGGGAATCGCTCGGTCATCGCTGA
- a CDS encoding response regulator transcription factor, whose amino-acid sequence MIRVLLVDDDQELTGMLSQYLEREGFEATAVHTGEEGEVQALSGRYSIVVLDVMLPGLSGIEVLRRIRAVNQVPVVLLTARGDNIDKITGLELGADDYVPKPSSPGELVARLRAIMRRVQPADQPTSEVIRTGPLVLWPGKRQAQWHGRELAVTSTEFSLLEELARCAGQVVSKQDLSLNALGCPLTRYDRRIDVHISSIRHKLGPRPDTKAWIQSVRGLGYLMIAEQ is encoded by the coding sequence ATGATCCGCGTATTGCTTGTCGACGATGACCAGGAACTGACGGGAATGCTCAGCCAATACCTGGAGCGTGAAGGCTTTGAGGCGACGGCCGTGCACACCGGCGAGGAGGGCGAGGTGCAGGCGCTCTCCGGTCGCTATAGCATCGTGGTGCTGGACGTGATGCTGCCGGGGCTGTCGGGTATTGAGGTGCTCAGGCGCATTCGGGCGGTGAATCAGGTGCCGGTGGTGTTGCTCACGGCCCGTGGCGACAACATCGACAAAATCACCGGCCTGGAACTGGGGGCCGATGACTATGTGCCCAAGCCCAGCTCACCGGGGGAGTTGGTGGCGCGTCTACGGGCGATCATGCGCCGGGTGCAGCCGGCGGACCAGCCCACCAGCGAAGTGATCAGGACCGGCCCGCTGGTCTTGTGGCCCGGCAAGCGCCAGGCCCAGTGGCATGGACGCGAGCTGGCGGTAACCAGCACCGAGTTCAGCCTGCTCGAAGAGCTGGCCCGTTGTGCCGGGCAGGTGGTAAGCAAACAGGACCTGTCCCTCAACGCCTTGGGCTGCCCTTTGACCCGCTACGACCGGCGTATCGACGTGCACATCAGCAGCATTCGCCACAAGCTCGGACCTCGCCCCGACACCAAGGCCTGGATCCAGAGCGTGCGTGGCCTCGGTTACCTGATGATCGCCGAACAATGA
- a CDS encoding HAMP domain-containing sensor histidine kinase produces the protein MKPSRLFWKLFLAFWLSTSLTFLVGLGILVMGSSRPGDPHLETILATEEQLLRQFGVESGRQLLAVWEHPADQAVGVYDSAGQLLAGAPVTQPAYERSVVSKDGAALSLRSTHPLGKERDKGPSPWTPLIIGTVMSALFSGYMAFYLAWPLAYLRRAMSDVAQGRFETRVKPMMGARRDEVVDLAEDCDRMANQLKLLVEAQQHLLHDISHELRSPLTRMQAAIGLLQQDPARLEMVERIDRESVRMDTLIEALLTLARMQGRPESIEREPIDMVELLSVIVEDARFEAQMKGCQVSLQAGSAFISRVSGELLYRCFENVIRNAVRYTRPGSTVVVVAETNPEAGCLTVRISDQGPGVENDRLQDIFHPFERGLNDSSAGFGLGLAIASRAVEIHGGTIMARNEPAGGLTVEISLPHQA, from the coding sequence ATGAAACCCAGCCGGCTGTTCTGGAAACTGTTCCTGGCGTTCTGGCTCTCCACCAGCCTGACGTTTCTGGTCGGGTTGGGCATCCTGGTGATGGGCAGTTCCAGGCCCGGGGATCCTCATCTGGAAACCATCCTGGCCACCGAAGAACAGCTGTTGCGCCAGTTTGGCGTGGAGTCGGGCCGGCAACTGCTGGCGGTGTGGGAGCACCCGGCGGACCAGGCCGTTGGCGTGTATGACAGTGCCGGTCAACTGCTGGCCGGGGCACCGGTTACGCAACCGGCCTATGAGCGCTCGGTCGTCAGCAAGGACGGTGCTGCGCTGTCGCTCAGGTCTACTCATCCCTTGGGTAAAGAGCGTGACAAAGGGCCAAGCCCCTGGACACCGTTGATCATCGGCACGGTCATGAGTGCGTTGTTCAGTGGTTATATGGCGTTCTACCTGGCATGGCCGCTGGCCTATCTTCGGCGGGCCATGAGCGACGTGGCCCAGGGGCGCTTCGAAACACGGGTCAAGCCGATGATGGGCGCGCGCCGGGATGAAGTCGTCGATCTGGCCGAGGACTGCGACCGAATGGCCAACCAGTTGAAACTGCTGGTAGAGGCCCAGCAACACTTGCTGCACGACATCTCCCACGAATTGCGCTCACCGTTGACCCGCATGCAAGCGGCCATCGGGCTGCTGCAGCAAGATCCGGCTCGCCTGGAAATGGTCGAACGCATCGACCGTGAGTCGGTGCGCATGGACACGCTGATCGAGGCGTTGTTGACCCTGGCGCGCATGCAGGGGCGGCCTGAGAGTATCGAGCGTGAGCCAATCGATATGGTTGAATTGCTGTCGGTGATCGTCGAGGACGCTCGATTCGAGGCGCAAATGAAAGGTTGCCAGGTCAGTTTGCAGGCGGGCTCGGCCTTTATCAGTCGAGTCAGCGGCGAACTGTTGTATCGCTGTTTCGAGAACGTCATTCGAAATGCGGTGCGTTATACCCGGCCGGGGAGCACGGTGGTGGTCGTGGCTGAGACCAACCCCGAGGCAGGCTGCCTGACGGTGCGGATTAGCGATCAGGGCCCGGGTGTTGAAAACGACCGCTTGCAGGATATTTTCCATCCGTTCGAGCGGGGCCTGAACGACAGCAGTGCCGGTTTCGGCCTGGGCTTGGCAATCGCTTCTAGGGCCGTGGAAATACACGGCGGCACGATCATGGCGCGCAACGAGCCAGCCGGTGGGCTGACCGTGGAAATCAGCTTGCCCCATCAGGCATGA
- the bamA gene encoding outer membrane protein assembly factor BamA, whose translation MNFSRLLCSAALLLNATFAHAQGFKISDIRINGLQRVSAGSVFGALPLNVGDQADERRLVESTRALFKTGFFQDIQLGHDADVLVITVVERPSVASIEIEGNKAISTEDLMKGLKQSGLAEGEIFQRATLEGVRNELQRQYVAQGRYSATVDAEVIAQPRNRVGLKIKIDEGAVAAIQHINVVGNTVFTTQELTDQFTLKTSNWLSFFKNDDKYAREKLSGDLERLRSYYLDRGYINMDIASTQVSITPDKKHVYITVNVTEGQKYTVRDVKLSGDLKVPEDQLKSLLLVQKNQVFSRKIMTTTSDLITRRLGNEGYTFANVNAVPTPHNEDHSVDITFAVDPGKRAYVNRINFRGNTKTADEVLRREMRQMEGGWASTYLIDQSKTRLERLGFFKEVNVETPAVPGIDDQVDVNYSVEEQASGSITASVGFSQSAGLILGGSITQNNFLGSGNYASLGLTRSSYQSKYNIGFTDPYFTPDGVSLGYNAFYSATDYNEYYDDDNSYYSINSFGAGTTVGYPINETSRLSFGVTVQHDSIEAGTYSSDEIYDFIQREGSEFTNLKANLGWSESTLNRAVLATRGHSQNLNLMMTVPGSDLNFYKLDYTGQTFVPVTDATSLRFHTKLGYGNSYGSTDGLPFYENYTAGGEGSVRGFESGTLGPHSTPATGTYASEGQKYYSDRDTESLGGNILITGGVEYLFPMPFIKDNKSVRTSVFWDVGSVYSNKCYLSTTQGCDGVDLDQMASSVGVGVTWYSPLGPLSVNLAFPVRTPENADTQVFQFSMGQTF comes from the coding sequence ATGAATTTTTCGCGCCTGCTCTGCTCGGCTGCACTGCTGCTCAATGCCACATTTGCACACGCTCAAGGCTTCAAAATTTCCGACATCCGTATCAACGGCCTTCAGCGCGTTTCCGCCGGCAGCGTGTTCGGCGCCTTGCCATTGAACGTGGGTGATCAAGCGGATGAGCGGCGCCTGGTGGAGTCCACCCGCGCGTTGTTCAAGACCGGTTTCTTCCAGGACATCCAACTGGGACACGACGCCGATGTCCTGGTCATCACGGTAGTGGAGCGCCCGTCGGTCGCCAGTATCGAGATCGAAGGCAACAAGGCGATCTCCACTGAAGACCTGATGAAAGGCCTCAAGCAATCCGGCCTGGCCGAAGGCGAGATCTTCCAGCGCGCCACCCTCGAAGGCGTGCGTAACGAGCTGCAGCGCCAATACGTCGCCCAGGGTCGCTACTCGGCCACCGTCGATGCCGAAGTGATCGCGCAACCGCGTAACCGTGTGGGCCTGAAAATCAAGATAGACGAAGGCGCCGTCGCAGCGATCCAGCACATCAATGTGGTGGGCAATACCGTCTTCACCACGCAAGAATTGACCGATCAATTCACCCTCAAGACCAGCAACTGGCTGTCGTTCTTCAAGAACGACGACAAGTACGCCCGCGAAAAACTCTCCGGTGACCTCGAGCGCCTGCGTTCCTACTACCTGGACCGTGGCTACATCAACATGGACATCGCTTCGACCCAGGTGTCCATCACCCCGGACAAGAAGCACGTCTACATCACCGTCAACGTCACCGAAGGCCAGAAGTACACCGTCCGTGACGTCAAGCTCAGCGGTGACCTGAAAGTGCCTGAGGACCAGCTCAAGTCGCTGCTGCTGGTGCAGAAAAACCAGGTGTTCTCGCGCAAGATCATGACCACGACCTCGGACTTGATCACCCGTCGCCTGGGCAACGAGGGCTACACCTTTGCCAACGTCAACGCGGTGCCGACTCCGCACAATGAAGACCATAGCGTCGACATCACTTTCGCTGTCGACCCGGGTAAGCGCGCCTACGTCAACCGCATCAACTTCCGGGGCAACACCAAGACCGCCGACGAAGTGCTGCGCCGAGAAATGCGCCAGATGGAAGGGGGGTGGGCGTCGACCTACCTGATCGACCAGTCCAAGACCCGCCTGGAGCGCCTGGGCTTTTTCAAGGAGGTCAACGTCGAGACCCCGGCCGTACCGGGCATCGATGACCAGGTCGACGTGAATTACAGCGTCGAGGAACAGGCCTCCGGTTCGATCACCGCCAGCGTCGGTTTCTCCCAGAGCGCCGGCCTGATCCTCGGTGGTTCGATCACCCAGAACAACTTCCTCGGCAGCGGCAACTACGCCAGCCTCGGCCTGACCCGTTCGTCTTACCAAAGCAAGTACAACATCGGCTTCACCGACCCTTATTTCACGCCGGACGGCGTGAGCCTGGGCTATAACGCGTTCTACAGCGCCACCGACTATAACGAGTATTACGATGACGACAATTCGTACTACTCCATCAATAGCTTTGGTGCCGGGACCACGGTGGGCTACCCGATCAATGAAACCTCACGGCTGAGCTTCGGCGTGACGGTGCAACATGACAGCATCGAAGCCGGCACCTACAGTTCTGATGAGATCTACGACTTTATCCAACGCGAAGGCAGCGAGTTCACCAACCTCAAGGCCAACCTCGGCTGGTCGGAATCGACCCTCAACCGCGCCGTGCTGGCGACCCGTGGCCATTCGCAAAACCTCAACCTGATGATGACCGTGCCGGGCAGCGACTTGAATTTCTACAAGCTCGACTACACCGGGCAAACCTTTGTGCCGGTCACCGACGCCACCTCCCTGCGGTTCCATACCAAACTCGGCTACGGCAACAGCTACGGCTCGACCGACGGCCTGCCGTTCTACGAGAACTACACCGCCGGTGGCGAGGGCTCGGTGCGCGGCTTCGAAAGCGGCACCCTCGGCCCCCACAGCACACCGGCCACCGGCACCTATGCCAGTGAAGGACAGAAGTATTATTCCGACCGCGACACCGAATCACTGGGCGGCAACATCCTCATCACCGGCGGCGTGGAATACCTGTTCCCGATGCCCTTTATCAAAGACAACAAATCCGTGCGCACGTCGGTGTTCTGGGACGTTGGCAGCGTGTACTCCAACAAGTGCTACCTGAGCACCACCCAGGGCTGCGACGGAGTCGACCTCGACCAGATGGCCAGTTCCGTCGGCGTTGGAGTGACCTGGTACAGTCCGTTGGGGCCGTTGAGTGTCAACCTGGCCTTCCCGGTACGCACGCCTGAAAACGCGGATACGCAGGTGTTCCAGTTCTCCATGGGGCAGACTTTTTAA
- a CDS encoding dihydrodipicolinate synthase family protein, with amino-acid sequence MSTKNTIDLKGLVPAPVTPFTRDGKVDYDAIQKLGSWLGSFDGVKGLVVLGHAGEGTFLTQAEQALVIQSFKESVGGRLPIIAGITGEGTQVAAEEAQRAVDAGASAGLVYPSHGWLRFGYQKGAAQDRYRAIYEHSGLPLILFQYPDVTKATYDLETQLEIAKQPGVFAMKNGVRNMRRWDTEIPVVRREVPDLQILTCHDEYLLHTMFDVDGALVGYGSLTPEPLIELIAAGKRRDYPAARAIHDKLLPVTRNVYHRGSHMEGTVALKHGLVARGILDHATVRSPLLPLAPGADREIADALRSAGLI; translated from the coding sequence ATGAGTACTAAGAACACGATTGATCTCAAAGGCCTGGTACCGGCTCCCGTCACTCCGTTTACTCGCGATGGCAAGGTCGACTATGACGCGATCCAGAAGTTGGGCTCCTGGTTGGGTAGTTTCGACGGCGTGAAGGGCTTGGTGGTGTTGGGCCATGCCGGCGAGGGCACATTCCTGACCCAGGCCGAGCAGGCCCTGGTGATTCAGAGCTTCAAGGAATCGGTAGGCGGGCGGCTACCGATCATTGCCGGTATCACCGGGGAAGGCACCCAAGTGGCCGCCGAGGAAGCCCAGCGCGCCGTTGATGCAGGTGCCAGTGCGGGCTTGGTTTATCCCTCTCATGGCTGGCTGCGTTTCGGTTACCAGAAGGGGGCCGCACAAGATCGCTACCGGGCGATTTACGAGCACAGCGGCCTGCCTCTGATCTTGTTCCAATACCCGGACGTGACCAAGGCAACCTACGACCTGGAAACCCAGTTGGAAATCGCCAAGCAGCCAGGGGTTTTCGCCATGAAGAACGGCGTGCGTAACATGCGTCGTTGGGATACCGAGATCCCGGTGGTACGTCGTGAGGTCCCGGACCTGCAGATCCTCACCTGCCATGACGAATACCTGTTGCACACTATGTTCGACGTGGACGGGGCGTTGGTGGGCTATGGCAGTCTGACGCCTGAGCCGTTGATCGAACTGATCGCCGCCGGTAAGCGCAGGGACTATCCGGCCGCTCGCGCCATCCACGACAAATTGCTGCCGGTTACACGCAACGTCTACCACCGCGGCTCCCACATGGAAGGCACGGTGGCGCTCAAGCATGGCCTGGTGGCTCGCGGCATTCTGGACCACGCCACGGTGCGTTCGCCGTTGCTGCCACTGGCACCAGGCGCTGATCGCGAAATCGCTGACGCCTTGCGCTCCGCCGGTCTGATCTGA